A region of Streptomyces paludis DNA encodes the following proteins:
- the groL gene encoding chaperonin GroEL (60 kDa chaperone family; promotes refolding of misfolded polypeptides especially under stressful conditions; forms two stacked rings of heptamers to form a barrel-shaped 14mer; ends can be capped by GroES; misfolded proteins enter the barrel where they are refolded when GroES binds) — MAKILKFDEDARRALERGVNKLADTVKVTIGPKGRNVVIDKKFGAPTITNDGVTIAREVELDDPYENLGAQLVKEVATKTNDIAGDGTTTATVLAQALVREGLRNVAAGASPASLKKGIDAAVKAVSDELLATARPIDDKSDIAAVAALSAQDDQVGELIAEAMDKVGKDGVITVEESNTFGLELDFTEGMAFDKGYLSPYMVTDQERMEAVLDDPYILIHQGKIGSIQDLLPLLEKVIQGGGSKPLLIIAEDVEGEALSTLVVNKIRGTFNAVAVKAPGFGDRRKAMLGDIATLTGATVIAEEVGLKLDQAGLDVLGSARRVTVTKDDTTIVDGSGAADEIAGRVNQIKAEIETTDSDWDREKLQERLAKLAGGVCVIKVGAATEVELKEKKHRLEDAISATRAAVEEGIVSGGGSALVHAAKVLEGNLGKEGDEATGVAVVRRAVVEPLRWIAENAGLEGYVITSKVSELEKGHGFNAATGEYVDLVKAGVIDPVKVTRSALENAASIASLLLTTETLVVEKPAEEEADAGHGGHGHSH, encoded by the coding sequence ATGGCGAAGATCCTGAAGTTCGACGAGGACGCCCGTCGCGCCCTTGAGCGCGGCGTCAACAAGCTTGCCGACACGGTGAAGGTGACGATCGGCCCCAAGGGCCGCAACGTCGTCATCGACAAGAAGTTCGGCGCCCCCACCATCACCAACGACGGTGTCACCATCGCCCGCGAGGTCGAGCTGGACGACCCGTACGAGAACCTGGGCGCCCAGCTCGTGAAGGAGGTGGCGACCAAGACCAACGACATCGCGGGTGACGGCACCACCACCGCCACCGTGCTGGCCCAGGCGCTGGTCCGCGAGGGTCTGCGCAATGTCGCCGCGGGTGCTTCCCCGGCCTCTCTGAAGAAGGGCATCGACGCCGCGGTCAAGGCCGTGTCGGACGAACTGCTCGCCACCGCCCGCCCGATCGACGACAAGTCGGACATCGCCGCCGTCGCCGCGCTCTCCGCGCAGGACGACCAGGTCGGCGAGCTGATCGCCGAGGCGATGGACAAGGTCGGCAAGGACGGTGTCATCACCGTCGAGGAGTCCAACACCTTCGGTCTGGAGCTGGACTTCACCGAGGGCATGGCCTTCGACAAGGGCTACCTCTCGCCGTACATGGTGACCGACCAGGAGCGTATGGAGGCCGTCCTCGACGACCCGTACATCCTGATCCACCAGGGCAAGATCGGCTCGATCCAGGACCTGCTGCCGCTGCTGGAGAAGGTCATCCAGGGCGGTGGCTCCAAGCCGCTGCTGATCATCGCCGAGGATGTCGAGGGCGAGGCGCTCTCCACCCTCGTCGTCAACAAGATCCGCGGCACCTTCAACGCGGTCGCGGTCAAGGCCCCCGGCTTCGGCGACCGCCGCAAGGCCATGCTCGGTGACATCGCCACCCTCACGGGCGCGACCGTCATCGCCGAGGAGGTCGGCCTCAAGCTCGACCAGGCCGGTCTGGACGTCCTGGGCTCCGCCCGCCGCGTCACCGTCACCAAGGACGACACGACCATCGTCGACGGCTCCGGTGCCGCCGACGAGATCGCCGGCCGTGTCAACCAGATCAAGGCCGAGATCGAGACCACGGACTCCGACTGGGACCGCGAGAAGCTCCAGGAGCGCCTCGCGAAGCTGGCCGGCGGCGTGTGCGTGATCAAGGTCGGCGCCGCCACCGAGGTGGAGCTGAAGGAGAAGAAGCACCGTCTGGAGGACGCCATCTCCGCGACCCGCGCCGCGGTCGAGGAGGGCATCGTCTCCGGTGGTGGCTCCGCCCTGGTGCACGCCGCCAAGGTGCTGGAGGGCAACCTCGGCAAGGAGGGCGACGAGGCCACCGGTGTCGCGGTCGTCCGCCGCGCCGTCGTCGAGCCGCTGCGCTGGATCGCCGAGAACGCCGGTCTCGAGGGCTACGTCATCACCTCCAAGGTGTCGGAGCTGGAGAAGGGCCACGGCTTCAACGCGGCCACCGGCGAGTACGTCGACCTGGTGAAGGCCGGCGTCATCGACCCGGTCAAGGTCACGCGCTCCGCCCTGGAGAACGCCGCCTCCATCGCCTCCCTGCTGCTCACGACCGAGACCCTGGTCGTCGAGAAGCCGGCCGAGGAAGAGGCCGACGCCGGCCACGGCGGCCACGGCCACAGCCACTGA
- a CDS encoding MOSC domain-containing protein: protein MKLLTVNVGGPRTVEYSDAPGGATGIDKRPVDGPVRVADPGPKGTGGGGVAGDAVCDRRHHGGTDQAVYAFAREDLDFWERELGRPLPNGVFGENLTTSGLDITGAKIGERWLIGSEVVLETTSGRMPCRTFQSWLGEEGWVGRFTRQAVTGAYLRVITPGEIRAGDPIEIIHRPGHEVTVGMAFRAVTTERELLPRVLAAGEALHAEELRIAREYVAGLRTQGGARG, encoded by the coding sequence ATGAAGCTTCTGACCGTGAACGTGGGCGGGCCCAGGACCGTCGAGTACAGCGACGCGCCGGGCGGTGCCACCGGAATCGACAAGCGGCCGGTGGACGGCCCCGTCCGGGTGGCGGATCCGGGGCCGAAGGGCACGGGCGGCGGCGGAGTCGCCGGTGACGCGGTCTGCGACCGGCGCCATCACGGCGGGACCGATCAGGCGGTGTACGCGTTCGCCCGGGAGGATCTGGACTTCTGGGAACGGGAGCTGGGCCGGCCGCTGCCCAACGGCGTCTTCGGCGAGAACCTGACCACGTCCGGTCTCGACATCACCGGCGCGAAGATCGGGGAGCGCTGGCTGATCGGCTCCGAGGTGGTGCTGGAGACGACCAGCGGACGGATGCCCTGCCGTACGTTCCAGAGCTGGCTGGGCGAGGAGGGGTGGGTCGGACGCTTCACCCGGCAGGCGGTGACCGGGGCGTATCTGCGGGTCATCACCCCCGGCGAGATCCGCGCGGGCGACCCGATCGAGATCATCCACCGGCCCGGGCACGAGGTGACGGTGGGGATGGCGTTCCGCGCGGTGACGACCGAACGGGAGCTGCTGCCCCGGGTACTGGCCGCCGGGGAGGCGCTGCACGCCGAGGAGCTGCGGATCGCGCGGGAGTACGTGGCCGGGCTGCGGACGCAGGGCGGGGCGCGCGGGTAG
- a CDS encoding SDR family NAD(P)-dependent oxidoreductase: MTTALITGSTAGIGAAFARRLAADGRNLVLVARDTERLREQATELHDRHGIEAEVLTADLATDGGIESVEKRLADRKHQVDLLVNNAGFGNKGRFLEVSMADELTMLKVHCEAVLRLTSAAVTGMRARGRGGVVNVASVAAFLPRGTYGASKSWVVQFTQGAARDLAGTGVRLMALCPGFVRTEFHERAGMGTDNIPDWMWLDADKLVAAALTDLARGKVVSVPDPRYKALMGAVKLAPRGLLGGITSKTGRKYGPR; encoded by the coding sequence ATGACGACTGCTCTGATTACGGGCTCGACGGCGGGCATCGGTGCCGCCTTCGCGCGACGGCTGGCGGCGGACGGCCGCAACCTCGTGCTGGTGGCCCGCGACACCGAGCGTCTGCGCGAGCAGGCCACCGAACTGCACGACCGGCACGGCATCGAGGCCGAGGTGCTGACCGCCGATCTCGCCACCGATGGCGGTATCGAGTCGGTCGAGAAACGGCTCGCGGACCGCAAGCACCAGGTCGATCTGCTGGTCAACAACGCGGGGTTCGGCAACAAGGGGCGCTTCCTCGAAGTCTCGATGGCCGACGAGCTGACGATGCTGAAGGTGCACTGCGAGGCGGTGCTGCGGCTGACCTCGGCGGCGGTCACGGGGATGCGGGCGCGCGGCCGGGGCGGGGTCGTCAATGTCGCGTCGGTGGCGGCGTTCCTGCCGCGCGGTACGTACGGCGCGTCGAAGTCGTGGGTCGTCCAGTTCACCCAGGGGGCGGCACGGGATCTGGCCGGTACGGGGGTACGGCTGATGGCGCTCTGCCCCGGTTTCGTACGGACCGAGTTCCACGAGCGGGCCGGGATGGGCACGGACAACATCCCGGACTGGATGTGGCTGGACGCCGACAAGCTGGTGGCGGCGGCGCTCACCGACCTGGCGCGCGGCAAGGTGGTGTCGGTGCCGGACCCCCGGTACAAGGCGCTGATGGGAGCGGTGAAGCTGGCGCCGCGCGGGCTGCTCGGCGGCATCACGTCGAAGACGGGCCGCAAGTACGGCCCGCGCTGA
- a CDS encoding response regulator transcription factor, with the protein MTSVLVCDDSPLAREALRRAVATVPGVERVTTAANGEEVLRRWGADRSDLILMDVRMPGLGGVETVRRLLSADPGARIIMLTVAEDLDGVALAVAAGARGYLHKDASRAELRATVTQALADPTWRLAPRRLRSAEMGAAPTLTAREIQVLEGMSHGRSNAEIGRELFLSEDTVKTHARRLFKKLGASDRAHAVALGFRWGLVR; encoded by the coding sequence ATGACATCCGTCCTCGTCTGCGACGACTCCCCGCTTGCCCGAGAGGCGCTCCGCCGCGCGGTCGCGACCGTGCCCGGTGTCGAGCGCGTGACGACCGCGGCCAACGGCGAGGAAGTCCTCCGCCGCTGGGGCGCGGATCGGTCCGATCTGATTCTCATGGATGTCCGGATGCCCGGACTCGGAGGAGTGGAGACGGTCCGCCGGCTGCTCTCCGCCGACCCCGGCGCCCGGATCATCATGCTCACGGTCGCGGAGGATCTGGACGGCGTCGCGCTCGCGGTCGCCGCCGGGGCCCGGGGCTATCTGCACAAGGACGCCTCCCGCGCCGAGCTGCGCGCGACCGTCACCCAGGCGCTCGCCGATCCGACCTGGCGTCTCGCGCCGCGCCGGCTCCGCTCCGCCGAGATGGGCGCCGCGCCCACCCTCACGGCGCGCGAGATCCAGGTACTCGAAGGCATGAGCCACGGCCGCTCGAACGCGGAGATCGGCCGCGAGCTGTTCCTCTCGGAGGACACGGTCAAGACGCACGCCCGGCGGCTCTTCAAGAAGCTCGGCGCGTCCGACCGGGCACACGCCGTGGCGCTCGGCTTCCGCTGGGGTCTGGTCCGCTGA
- a CDS encoding nucleotide sugar dehydrogenase, which produces MPADLAVIGLGHLGLPLAQAAVAAGVRTIGYDTDPRPVAELAAGHTPADGPLTASDVRRMLSGGFRPTTDTTELGRVRTAVICAPTPLGADGTPDLTALGDAARALAARLRPHTTVLLESPAAPGTTEGFLRTLLEEGSGLRAGRDFHLAYSPGRHDPGNRTHGLANTPKVIGGLTPACTEAAAAFYGRLTDKVVRARGPREAETVKLLETNFRHVNIALVNEMAVLCHDLGVDLWDVIRCAETKPFGFQAFRPGPGVGGHGVPMDPSCLPHAGRTPGHPLRMVGLAQEINSRMPQYVIQRCAALLNEHGKSARGARVLLLGVTYKPDLADRESAPATEIARRLMDLGAAVSYHDPYVPHWRVRELPVPRVDSLYEAAAHADLTVLLQNHRTYDLQGLAVKAQLLLDTRGASPTGTAHRL; this is translated from the coding sequence ATGCCCGCAGATCTCGCCGTCATCGGACTCGGCCATCTCGGCCTCCCCCTCGCCCAGGCCGCCGTGGCCGCCGGTGTCCGCACCATCGGATACGACACCGACCCACGCCCCGTCGCGGAACTCGCCGCCGGCCACACCCCGGCCGACGGACCGCTCACCGCCTCCGACGTCCGCCGGATGCTCTCCGGAGGCTTCCGCCCCACCACCGACACCACCGAGCTGGGCCGGGTCCGTACCGCCGTGATCTGCGCCCCCACTCCCCTCGGCGCCGACGGCACCCCCGACCTCACCGCGCTCGGCGACGCCGCCCGCGCCCTCGCCGCCCGGCTGCGCCCGCACACCACCGTGCTGCTGGAGTCACCCGCCGCGCCCGGTACGACGGAGGGATTCCTGCGCACCCTCCTCGAAGAGGGCTCCGGCCTGCGCGCCGGCCGCGACTTCCACCTCGCGTACTCCCCCGGCCGCCACGACCCCGGCAACCGCACCCACGGCCTCGCCAACACCCCCAAGGTGATCGGCGGCCTCACCCCCGCCTGCACCGAAGCCGCCGCCGCCTTCTACGGCCGCCTCACCGACAAGGTCGTACGGGCCAGGGGCCCCCGCGAGGCCGAGACCGTCAAGCTCCTCGAAACCAACTTCCGGCATGTCAACATCGCGCTCGTCAACGAGATGGCCGTCCTCTGCCACGACCTCGGCGTCGACCTCTGGGACGTCATCCGCTGCGCCGAGACCAAGCCCTTCGGCTTCCAGGCGTTCCGGCCCGGACCCGGCGTCGGCGGCCACGGCGTACCGATGGACCCCAGCTGTCTGCCGCACGCGGGCCGCACCCCGGGCCACCCGCTGCGTATGGTCGGCCTCGCCCAGGAGATCAACTCCCGGATGCCGCAGTACGTCATCCAGCGCTGCGCCGCCCTTCTCAACGAGCACGGCAAGTCCGCGCGCGGCGCCCGCGTCCTGCTCCTCGGGGTCACCTACAAGCCCGATCTGGCCGACCGCGAGAGCGCGCCGGCCACCGAGATCGCCCGCCGGCTGATGGACCTGGGCGCCGCCGTCAGCTACCACGACCCGTACGTCCCCCACTGGCGCGTACGGGAGCTGCCCGTCCCGCGCGTGGACTCCCTCTACGAGGCCGCCGCCCACGCCGATCTGACGGTCCTGCTCCAGAACCACCGCACCTACGACCTCCAGGGTCTGGCCGTCAAGGCACAACTGCTCCTCGACACCCGGGGAGCGAGCCCGACCGGCACGGCCCACCGCCTCTGA
- a CDS encoding GuaB3 family IMP dehydrogenase-related protein translates to MTEIEIGRGKRGRRAYAFDDIAVVPSRRTRDPKEVSIAWQIDAYRFELPFLAAPMDSVVSPRTAIRIGEMGGLGVLNLEGLWTRYEDPQPLLDEIAGLDEETANRRLQEIYAEPIKEELIGQRIKEVRDSGVVTAAALSPQRTAQFSKAVVDAGVDIFVIRGTTVSAEHVSGAAEPLNLKQFIYELDVPVIVGGCATYTAALHLMRTGAAGVLVGFGGGAAHTTRNVLGIQVPMATAVADVAAARRDYMDESGGRYVHVIADGGVGWSGDLPKAIACGADSVMIGSPLARASDAPGQGRHWGMEAVHEDVPRGKLVDLGIAGTTEEVLTGPSHSPDGSMNFFGALRRAMATTGYSELKEFQRVEVTVADSQHRR, encoded by the coding sequence GTGACTGAGATCGAGATCGGGCGCGGCAAGCGCGGCCGCAGGGCGTACGCGTTCGACGACATCGCCGTCGTCCCGAGCCGGCGCACCCGGGACCCGAAGGAGGTCTCGATCGCCTGGCAGATCGACGCCTACCGGTTCGAGCTGCCGTTCCTGGCCGCCCCGATGGACTCGGTGGTCTCCCCGCGGACCGCGATCCGTATCGGCGAGATGGGCGGTCTGGGCGTACTGAACCTGGAGGGCCTGTGGACCCGGTACGAGGACCCGCAGCCGCTGCTCGACGAGATCGCCGGTCTTGACGAGGAGACCGCCAACCGCAGGCTCCAGGAGATCTACGCCGAGCCGATCAAGGAAGAGCTGATCGGGCAGCGCATCAAGGAGGTGCGCGACTCGGGCGTGGTCACGGCCGCGGCCCTGTCGCCGCAGCGCACCGCGCAGTTCTCCAAGGCCGTGGTGGACGCCGGGGTCGACATCTTCGTCATCCGCGGTACGACGGTCTCCGCCGAGCATGTCTCCGGCGCGGCCGAGCCGCTGAACCTCAAGCAGTTCATCTACGAGCTGGATGTCCCGGTCATCGTCGGCGGCTGCGCCACGTACACCGCGGCCCTGCATCTGATGCGTACGGGCGCGGCGGGCGTGCTGGTCGGCTTCGGCGGCGGCGCGGCGCACACCACCCGTAACGTGCTGGGCATCCAGGTGCCGATGGCGACCGCCGTCGCGGATGTCGCGGCGGCCCGCCGCGACTACATGGACGAGTCCGGCGGCCGGTATGTGCATGTCATCGCGGACGGCGGTGTCGGCTGGTCCGGCGACCTGCCCAAGGCGATCGCCTGCGGCGCGGACTCCGTGATGATCGGCTCCCCGCTGGCGCGCGCCTCGGACGCGCCGGGCCAGGGGCGGCACTGGGGCATGGAGGCCGTTCACGAGGACGTGCCGCGCGGCAAGCTGGTGGACCTGGGCATCGCCGGGACGACCGAGGAGGTCCTGACGGGCCCCTCGCACAGCCCCGACGGGTCGATGAACTTCTTCGGCGCGCTGCGGCGGGCCATGGCGACGACCGGCTACAGCGAACTCAAGGAGTTCCAGCGGGTCGAGGTCACGGTGGCGGACTCGCAGCACCGCCGCTGA
- a CDS encoding WhiB family transcriptional regulator — protein MADFSRLPGPNADLWDWQLLAACRGVDSSLFFHPEGERGAARSARENSAKEVCMRCPVRAECAAHALAVREPYGVWGGLTEDEREELMGRARTRLITASAAPDAPSARSGE, from the coding sequence ATGGCAGATTTCTCCCGCCTTCCCGGACCGAACGCCGATCTGTGGGACTGGCAGCTCCTCGCGGCATGTCGTGGTGTGGACAGCTCTCTCTTCTTCCACCCGGAGGGTGAAAGAGGCGCGGCGCGCAGCGCGCGCGAGAACTCGGCGAAAGAGGTGTGCATGCGCTGCCCGGTCCGCGCGGAGTGCGCGGCGCACGCGCTGGCGGTACGGGAGCCGTACGGCGTGTGGGGCGGGCTGACCGAGGACGAGCGCGAGGAGCTGATGGGCCGGGCGCGCACCCGGCTGATCACCGCGTCGGCGGCACCCGACGCCCCGAGCGCGCGTTCAGGAGAGTGA
- a CDS encoding polysaccharide deacetylase family protein: MQLVRQNEEMTTKGTGEAKARTRRATRGPLRGAIRGASRRRTGNRVRIALAVLTAAAIGSGCATGSGEPAGPPAPPPARPVPGALHGGPPAEGAGGPANAPAAPANAEAVRKAQAARAVAAKKWGLDKTPLAAPAPPAVKPEITNRKGFEIANEEEGENLPPVFTTVPVKDRVVFLTIDDGIDKDPELLRMMTELKIPYTAFLSDYVINDNYGYFKQMQDRGVALQNHTLNHPYLPGLSYEEQRREICDQQDKIEKRYGKRPTLFRPPFGNYNGDTLRAAKTCGVKAVPLWTAEAYPDRMEWREWDEDLHPGDIVLTHFRGPADWKATMPDLVRAAMKRITDKGYAVARLEDYV, encoded by the coding sequence ATGCAACTAGTACGACAAAACGAAGAAATGACCACAAAGGGTACGGGTGAGGCCAAGGCTCGGACCCGTCGAGCCACGCGTGGACCCCTCCGTGGAGCCATCCGTGGCGCGTCCCGCCGCCGTACCGGCAACCGGGTGCGCATCGCGCTGGCGGTGCTCACGGCCGCCGCCATCGGCTCCGGCTGCGCCACCGGCTCCGGCGAACCCGCCGGGCCGCCCGCCCCGCCGCCCGCCAGGCCCGTACCGGGAGCGCTGCACGGCGGCCCGCCGGCCGAGGGCGCCGGTGGTCCCGCCAACGCGCCCGCCGCGCCCGCGAACGCCGAGGCCGTACGGAAGGCGCAGGCCGCGCGGGCCGTCGCGGCGAAGAAGTGGGGGCTGGACAAGACCCCCCTGGCCGCGCCCGCGCCGCCCGCGGTCAAGCCGGAGATCACCAACCGCAAGGGCTTCGAGATCGCGAACGAGGAGGAGGGCGAGAACCTCCCGCCGGTCTTCACCACCGTCCCGGTCAAGGACCGCGTCGTCTTCCTGACGATTGACGACGGCATCGACAAGGACCCCGAGCTGCTGCGGATGATGACCGAGCTGAAGATCCCGTACACGGCCTTCCTCAGCGACTACGTCATCAACGACAACTACGGCTACTTCAAGCAGATGCAGGACCGGGGCGTCGCCCTCCAGAACCACACGCTCAACCACCCGTATCTGCCCGGCCTGTCGTACGAGGAGCAGCGGCGCGAGATCTGCGACCAGCAGGACAAGATCGAGAAGCGGTACGGGAAGCGCCCCACGCTCTTCCGGCCGCCCTTCGGCAACTACAACGGCGACACGCTGCGCGCCGCCAAGACCTGCGGGGTGAAGGCCGTACCGCTGTGGACGGCCGAGGCGTACCCCGACCGGATGGAGTGGCGCGAGTGGGACGAGGACCTGCACCCCGGTGACATCGTCCTCACCCACTTCCGGGGGCCCGCCGACTGGAAGGCGACCATGCCCGACCTGGTCAGGGCCGCGATGAAGCGCATCACGGACAAGGGATACGCGGTGGCCCGGCTGGAGGACTACGTCTGA
- a CDS encoding sigma-70 family RNA polymerase sigma factor: MREDEPTVIGALVHRAVDGDERATHDLLARVHPLALRYCRTRLSRLPGDARHFVEDLAQEVCVAVLMALPRYRDTGRPFEAFVFAIAGHKVADLQRAAMRHPGSTAVPSDEMPERPDDSLGPEERALLSSDAEWAKQLLANLPDNQRELLVLRVAVGLTAEETGQMLGMSPGAVRVAQHRALSRLRALAGQ, from the coding sequence ATGCGCGAAGACGAGCCCACGGTGATCGGTGCGCTCGTTCACCGTGCCGTCGACGGCGACGAACGGGCGACACACGATCTGCTGGCGCGGGTCCACCCGCTCGCGCTGCGCTACTGCCGTACGCGGCTGAGCCGGCTGCCGGGTGACGCTCGCCACTTTGTGGAGGATCTCGCACAGGAGGTCTGCGTCGCCGTACTGATGGCCCTGCCGCGCTACCGCGACACCGGCCGCCCCTTCGAGGCGTTCGTCTTCGCCATCGCCGGGCACAAGGTCGCCGACCTCCAGCGGGCCGCCATGCGGCACCCGGGTTCGACGGCGGTGCCCTCCGACGAGATGCCCGAGCGGCCCGACGACTCGCTCGGCCCCGAGGAGCGCGCGCTGCTCAGCAGCGACGCGGAATGGGCCAAGCAGCTCCTCGCCAACCTCCCCGACAACCAGCGTGAGCTGCTCGTTCTACGGGTCGCGGTGGGGCTCACGGCCGAGGAGACCGGGCAGATGCTCGGGATGTCACCGGGCGCGGTACGGGTCGCCCAGCACCGTGCGCTGAGCAGACTGCGGGCCCTGGCCGGGCAGTGA
- the guaB gene encoding IMP dehydrogenase yields MTANVDGVPEKFATLGLTYDDVLLLPGASEVLPNQVDTASLVSRNVRVNIPLLSAAMDKVTESRMAIAMARQGGVGVLHRNLSIADQANQVDLVKRSESGMVTDPITVHPDATLGEADQLCAKFRISGVPVTDRAGKLLGIVTNRDMAFEADRGRQVREVMTPMPLVTGKVGISGVDAMELLRRHKIEKLPLVDDAGILKGLITVKDFVKAEKYPNAAKDAEGRLLVGAAVGASPEALERSQALVAAGVDFLVVDTSHGHNSNALSWMSKIKSSVPVDIIGGNVATRDGAQALIDAGVDGVKVGVGPGSICTTRVVAGIGVPQVTAIYEAAAACLSAGIPVIGDGGLQYSGDIGKALAAGASTVMLGSLLAGCEESPGELQFINGKQFKSYRGMGSLGAMQSRGQGRSYSKDRYFQAEVSADDKLVPEGIEGQVPYRGPLSAVLHQLVGGLRQTMGYVGAASIDEMERKGRFVRITSAGLKESHPHDIQMTVEAPNYTRG; encoded by the coding sequence ATGACTGCAAACGTCGACGGAGTGCCCGAGAAATTCGCGACGCTCGGGCTGACATACGACGACGTGCTGCTGCTGCCTGGCGCCTCGGAAGTCCTGCCGAACCAGGTGGACACCGCGTCGCTGGTCTCCCGCAACGTCCGGGTGAACATCCCGCTGCTCTCCGCCGCGATGGACAAGGTCACCGAGTCCCGCATGGCGATCGCCATGGCCCGTCAGGGCGGCGTCGGGGTGCTGCACCGCAATCTCTCCATCGCCGACCAGGCCAACCAGGTCGACCTGGTGAAGCGCTCCGAGTCCGGCATGGTCACCGACCCGATCACCGTCCACCCGGACGCGACGCTCGGCGAGGCAGACCAGCTCTGCGCCAAGTTCCGGATCAGCGGTGTCCCGGTCACCGACCGCGCGGGCAAGCTGCTCGGCATCGTCACCAACCGCGACATGGCCTTCGAGGCGGACCGCGGGCGCCAGGTGCGCGAGGTCATGACCCCGATGCCGCTCGTCACCGGCAAGGTCGGCATCTCCGGCGTGGACGCCATGGAGCTGCTGCGCCGCCACAAGATCGAGAAGCTGCCGCTGGTCGACGACGCGGGCATCCTCAAGGGCCTCATCACGGTCAAGGACTTCGTCAAGGCCGAGAAGTACCCGAACGCGGCCAAGGACGCCGAGGGCAGGCTGCTCGTCGGCGCCGCCGTGGGCGCCAGCCCCGAGGCGCTGGAGCGGTCCCAGGCGCTGGTCGCGGCCGGTGTCGACTTCCTCGTCGTGGACACCTCGCACGGCCACAACAGCAACGCGCTGAGCTGGATGTCCAAGATCAAGTCGAGCGTCCCGGTCGACATCATCGGCGGCAACGTCGCCACCCGCGACGGCGCCCAGGCGCTGATCGACGCGGGCGTGGACGGCGTGAAGGTGGGCGTCGGCCCCGGCTCGATCTGCACCACCCGCGTGGTCGCCGGTATCGGCGTTCCCCAGGTCACGGCGATCTACGAGGCCGCGGCGGCCTGTCTCTCGGCCGGTATCCCGGTCATCGGCGACGGTGGCCTCCAGTACTCGGGCGACATCGGCAAGGCGCTCGCCGCCGGTGCCAGCACGGTGATGCTCGGCAGCCTGCTCGCGGGCTGCGAGGAGTCGCCGGGCGAGCTCCAGTTCATCAACGGCAAGCAGTTCAAGTCCTACCGGGGCATGGGCTCGCTGGGCGCGATGCAGTCCCGGGGCCAGGGCCGCTCGTACTCGAAGGACCGTTACTTCCAGGCCGAGGTCTCCGCGGACGACAAGCTCGTCCCGGAAGGCATCGAGGGCCAGGTGCCCTACCGCGGCCCCCTCTCCGCCGTACTGCACCAGCTCGTCGGCGGACTCCGCCAGACCATGGGGTACGTGGGCGCCGCCTCCATCGACGAGATGGAGCGCAAGGGCCGCTTCGTCCGGATCACCTCGGCGGGTCTCAAGGAGAGCCACCCGCACGACATCCAGATGACGGTCGAGGCGCCGAACTACACCCGGGGCTGA
- the groES gene encoding co-chaperone GroES, with protein MTTASTKVAIKPLEDRIVVQPLDAEQTTASGLVIPDTAKEKPQEGVVLAVGPGRFENGERLPLDVSVGDVVLYSKYGGTEVKYSGEEYLVLSARDVLAIIEK; from the coding sequence GTGACGACCGCCAGCACCAAGGTTGCCATCAAGCCGCTCGAGGACCGCATTGTGGTCCAGCCGCTCGACGCCGAGCAGACCACGGCCTCTGGCCTGGTCATCCCGGACACTGCCAAGGAGAAGCCCCAGGAGGGCGTCGTCCTGGCCGTGGGCCCGGGCCGTTTCGAGAACGGCGAGCGTCTCCCGCTCGACGTTTCCGTCGGCGATGTCGTTCTGTACAGCAAGTACGGCGGCACCGAAGTGAAGTACAGCGGCGAGGAGTACCTCGTCCTCTCGGCTCGCGACGTACTCGCGATCATCGAGAAGTAA